A part of Streptomyces sp. NBC_01235 genomic DNA contains:
- a CDS encoding GNAT family N-acetyltransferase, whose translation MDRIVRAWVDGWVLSRGAAPPVVEPWGCTIDVGTGPHHVTRHVLGATGDAVEEADVRKVAGAVTGAGVWLKVFADPAVVGGRLGPGWWIDPEPGFLMTAALEDVPPDPVPDGHRQRTWSIGGVTRTMIVAPDGSLAARGQIAPTGATAVADQIETSPAHRRRGLGALVMRTLQRAAVAQGARTGVLGATPEGRALYESLGWRVESQLTSARFTGDTADARG comes from the coding sequence GTGGACCGGATCGTACGGGCTTGGGTGGACGGCTGGGTACTGTCCCGTGGGGCCGCGCCGCCGGTGGTCGAGCCGTGGGGCTGCACCATCGACGTGGGAACGGGGCCCCATCACGTCACCCGGCACGTCCTCGGCGCGACCGGTGACGCCGTCGAGGAGGCGGACGTGCGGAAGGTGGCGGGCGCGGTGACCGGGGCGGGGGTGTGGCTGAAGGTGTTCGCGGACCCGGCGGTGGTCGGGGGCCGGCTGGGGCCGGGCTGGTGGATCGACCCCGAGCCCGGCTTCCTGATGACGGCCGCGCTCGAGGACGTCCCGCCCGACCCCGTCCCCGACGGACACCGGCAGCGCACCTGGTCGATCGGCGGCGTGACCCGCACCATGATCGTCGCCCCGGACGGCTCCCTGGCCGCGCGCGGGCAGATCGCCCCGACCGGTGCGACGGCGGTCGCCGACCAGATCGAGACGTCCCCCGCACACCGCCGCCGCGGACTCGGCGCCCTCGTCATGCGGACGCTCCAGCGCGCGGCGGTCGCGCAGGGCGCCCGGACCGGCGTGCTGGGCGCGACACCGGAGGGCCGGGCGCTGTACGAGTCGCTGGGCTGGCGCGTCGAGTCGCAGCTGACCAGCGCGAGGTTCACAGGGGACACGGCGGACGCACGGGGGTGA
- the lon gene encoding endopeptidase La, producing the protein MASTSTPLTLPVLPLEDEVVLPGMVVPLDLNDTDVRAAVEAAQAAARSTPGKPQVLLVPRIDGTYASTGVLGTVEQVGRLADGDPGALIRGRGRVRIGAGTTGPGAALWVEGARIDQTVAEPLPGHVAELVKEYKALATAWLRKRGAWQVVDRVQAIDDVSALADNSGYSPFLTTEQKVELLETADPVARLKLATSQLRDHLAEQDVAETIAKDVQEGVDKQQREFLLRRQLEAVRKELRELNGEQEGEESDDYRARVEAADLPEKVREAALKEVDKLERSSDQSPEGSWIRTWLDTVLELPWNERTEDRYDIQGAQAVLDAEHAGLEDVKERITEYLAVRKRRGERGLGVVGGRRGGAVLALVGPPGVGKTSLGESVAHAMGRKFVRVALGGVRDEAEIRGHRRTYVGALPGRIVRAVKEAGSMNPVVLLDEIDKVGSDFRGDPAAALLEVLDPAQNHTFRDHYLEVELDLSDVVFLATANVLEAIPEALLDRMELVRLDGYTEDEKVVIARDHLLPRQLERAGLDKDEVTLDESALRKLAGEYTREAGVRTLERTVARLLRKVAAQHELGERELPLTVTDEDLRSLIGRPHHVPESAQDPAERRTAVPGVATGLAVTGAGGDVLFVEASLADPETGAAGLTLTGQLGDVMKESAQIALSFLRSHGAELELPVGDLKDRGVHIHFPAGAVPKDGPSAGVTMTTALASLLSGRLVRTDVAMTGEVSLTGRVLPIGGVKQKLLAAHRAGVTTVVIPKRNEPDLDDVPAEVLDKLDVHAVTDVRQVLELALAPATNGAAPEVPVAA; encoded by the coding sequence ATGGCTTCGACGTCCACACCGCTCACCCTGCCCGTGCTGCCTCTCGAGGACGAGGTCGTGCTCCCCGGCATGGTGGTTCCGCTGGACCTCAACGACACCGACGTACGCGCCGCGGTGGAGGCCGCCCAGGCCGCCGCCCGTTCAACGCCCGGCAAGCCTCAGGTACTCCTGGTGCCGCGCATCGACGGGACGTACGCGAGCACCGGTGTGCTCGGCACCGTCGAGCAGGTCGGCCGGCTGGCCGACGGCGACCCGGGCGCGCTGATCCGCGGCCGGGGACGGGTGCGGATCGGCGCCGGCACCACCGGGCCGGGCGCCGCCCTGTGGGTCGAGGGGGCGCGGATCGACCAGACCGTCGCCGAGCCGCTGCCCGGTCATGTCGCCGAACTCGTCAAGGAGTACAAGGCGCTCGCCACCGCCTGGCTGCGCAAGCGCGGCGCCTGGCAGGTCGTCGACCGCGTCCAGGCCATCGACGACGTCTCCGCGCTCGCCGACAACTCCGGCTACTCGCCGTTCCTGACCACCGAACAGAAGGTGGAGCTCCTGGAGACCGCCGACCCGGTGGCCCGCCTGAAGCTCGCCACCTCGCAACTGCGCGACCACCTCGCCGAGCAGGACGTGGCCGAGACGATCGCCAAGGACGTCCAGGAGGGCGTCGACAAGCAGCAGCGCGAGTTCCTGCTCCGCCGCCAGCTCGAAGCCGTCCGCAAGGAGCTGCGCGAGCTCAACGGCGAGCAGGAGGGCGAGGAGTCCGACGACTACCGTGCCCGCGTCGAGGCCGCCGACCTGCCCGAGAAGGTCCGCGAGGCCGCTCTCAAGGAGGTCGACAAGCTGGAGCGCTCCAGCGACCAGTCGCCCGAGGGCTCCTGGATCCGCACCTGGCTGGACACCGTCCTCGAACTCCCCTGGAACGAACGGACCGAGGACCGGTACGACATCCAGGGTGCCCAGGCGGTCCTGGACGCCGAACACGCCGGCCTGGAGGACGTGAAGGAGCGGATCACCGAGTACCTGGCGGTGCGCAAGCGGCGCGGCGAGCGCGGCCTGGGCGTCGTGGGCGGCCGTCGCGGCGGCGCCGTGCTCGCGCTGGTCGGCCCGCCCGGCGTCGGCAAGACCAGCCTCGGCGAGTCCGTCGCCCACGCCATGGGCCGCAAGTTCGTGCGCGTCGCCCTCGGCGGCGTCCGCGACGAGGCCGAGATCCGCGGCCACCGCCGTACCTACGTCGGCGCGCTGCCCGGCCGGATCGTGCGGGCCGTCAAGGAGGCCGGGTCGATGAACCCGGTGGTGCTCCTCGACGAGATCGACAAGGTGGGCTCCGACTTCCGGGGCGACCCGGCCGCCGCCCTCCTGGAGGTCCTGGACCCGGCGCAGAACCACACCTTCCGCGACCACTACCTGGAGGTCGAGCTCGACCTGAGCGATGTCGTCTTCCTGGCCACCGCCAACGTGCTCGAAGCCATCCCTGAGGCCCTGCTCGACCGTATGGAGCTGGTCCGCCTCGACGGCTACACCGAGGACGAGAAGGTCGTCATCGCCCGCGACCACCTGCTCCCGCGCCAGCTGGAGCGGGCGGGCCTGGACAAGGACGAGGTGACGCTCGACGAGAGCGCGCTGCGCAAGCTCGCCGGCGAGTACACCCGCGAGGCGGGCGTGCGCACCCTGGAGCGGACTGTCGCCCGGCTGCTGCGCAAGGTCGCGGCCCAGCACGAACTGGGCGAGCGGGAACTGCCGCTCACCGTCACGGACGAGGACCTGCGCTCTCTGATCGGCCGGCCGCACCACGTGCCCGAGTCCGCCCAGGACCCGGCCGAGCGCCGGACCGCCGTGCCCGGCGTCGCCACCGGCCTCGCGGTCACCGGCGCGGGCGGTGACGTCCTCTTCGTCGAGGCGTCGCTGGCCGACCCGGAGACGGGCGCGGCGGGCCTGACCCTGACCGGCCAGCTCGGGGACGTGATGAAGGAGTCGGCGCAGATCGCGCTCAGCTTCCTGCGCAGTCACGGGGCCGAACTGGAACTGCCGGTGGGCGACCTGAAGGACCGGGGCGTGCACATCCACTTCCCGGCGGGCGCGGTCCCCAAGGACGGCCCGAGCGCCGGCGTCACCATGACGACGGCCCTCGCGTCCCTGCTGTCCGGCCGGCTCGTCCGCACCGACGTGGCGATGACCGGCGAGGTCTCCCTGACCGGCCGCGTCCTGCCCATCGGCGGCGTGAAGCAGAAGCTGCTCGCCGCGCACCGGGCCGGGGTCACCACCGTCGTCATCCCCAAGCGCAACGAGCCCGACCTGGACGACGTCCCGGCGGAGGTGCTGGACAAGCTCGACGTCCACGCCGTCACGGACGTCCGCCAGGTCCTTGAGCTGGCGCTCGCGCCCGCCACGAACGGCGCGGCGCCGGAGGTTCCCGTGGCGGCGTGA
- a CDS encoding MarR family winged helix-turn-helix transcriptional regulator, translating into MHEDHQDHQDTGGDASSRGVEQGDREFLSLERELTVLLRRARANQGEMAREVHPDLESAAYGLLVRLEECGRQRATELAAYIGVGKATMSRQLRALEQLGLIAREPDPADGRAWLVDLTEEGRTRVRRVREARRERYVSHFSDWDREEVGELARLLQQLNRGMEK; encoded by the coding sequence GTGCACGAGGATCACCAGGACCACCAGGACACGGGCGGCGACGCGTCGTCGCGCGGGGTGGAGCAGGGCGACCGGGAGTTCCTGTCCCTGGAGCGGGAGCTCACGGTGCTGCTGCGCCGCGCCCGCGCCAACCAGGGCGAGATGGCCCGCGAGGTCCACCCGGACCTGGAGTCCGCCGCCTACGGCCTCCTCGTCCGGCTGGAGGAGTGCGGCCGCCAGCGCGCCACGGAACTCGCCGCCTACATTGGCGTCGGCAAGGCCACCATGTCCCGCCAGCTGCGCGCCCTGGAGCAGCTCGGTCTGATCGCCCGCGAGCCCGACCCGGCGGACGGCCGCGCCTGGCTGGTCGACCTCACCGAGGAGGGCCGCACCCGGGTGAGGCGGGTCCGCGAGGCCCGCCGCGAGCGGTACGTCAGCCACTTCTCCGACTGGGACCGCGAGGAGGTCGGGGAGCTGGCGCGCCTGCTGCAGCAGCTGAACCGGGGGATGGAGAAGTGA
- a CDS encoding sensor histidine kinase yields the protein MQKTRPRRTGRQTASEGGAERTLVGKGRPTHVRNRLIVAVAVVAAAIAGAGAPSILAASGQLKDSQDLVTLAEQTQDALALAQSLADERDEATTYVAAGRVKSAAPSTQGSARVDRQVSELTAGTDVSAALREVLDAVPSARRSALTGTSTALQTHQAYSEAITALHVLVDRLAEQMPPRAGSGAYALAELDTAVQQASATRGLLLAALNVPTKTETEYDPVTGRSTTEKVSTDADTKQRDALTAAAQQARLRSDAALADFREGAPREAVASYDSTVTGGDVDTAEAYLASLTDQPVLSGGELDTSVKKLDAALSARVDLMRGVESSLYNHRTEDLAHLRDDDVTDLELRVTLLGALMLLAVVVATGMARSLTRPLSVLRRGSARLAEAENPAAEEPVVFTGRNDEFAQVVRSVNALHEHAVAFHERVATLESDRKHLVGQRQRMADAREELRAELADSAAKLDGLRDSISGTFVNLALRTLGLVERQLAVIEGLEEREQDPDRLATLFKLDHFATVMRRHSENLLVLAGTEHVQQHPGPVPLVDVVRAAVSEIERYERVRISALPPHAHVAGFAADDLSHLLAELMENATSFSPPDLPVEVSGWLLENGEVMLSVQDEGIGITDDDRLSRLNARLTEFDPETPYDQEGEEGLGLGLYVVARLAHRHGVRVRLRDQKQGGVAAVVVLPIPLLATAPAAAITATAQTSSTAQTFSLPGADAEVNSNALPGRSKPRDPLVALAEQAVRQSETPAETPAETTMELLLPPLQGETAEEHPTPTPTSAPDPDPTPEPEAAHGENPPQGPPALDYASATGGAGGSESVDGEAETEHTRPSDEPLTDKGLPKRTPKITTPAQAPRQRSGSVDAEALRRRLGGFRRGAEAGYREVEAEVAERTGQNKVPAPQAPQRAQEAHAHAEEDTGGTVEEASS from the coding sequence GTGCAGAAGACGCGGCCTCGGCGTACAGGCAGGCAGACGGCCTCCGAGGGGGGCGCGGAGCGCACCCTTGTCGGCAAGGGCCGCCCCACCCATGTACGCAACCGGCTGATCGTCGCGGTGGCCGTGGTGGCCGCCGCCATCGCCGGGGCCGGCGCCCCCTCGATCCTCGCCGCCTCCGGGCAGCTGAAGGACTCCCAGGACCTGGTCACCCTGGCCGAACAGACCCAGGACGCCCTCGCCCTCGCCCAGTCCCTGGCGGACGAGCGCGACGAGGCCACCACCTACGTCGCGGCCGGCCGCGTGAAGTCCGCGGCGCCCTCCACCCAGGGCAGCGCCCGCGTGGACCGGCAGGTGAGCGAGCTGACCGCCGGGACGGACGTCTCCGCCGCGCTGCGCGAGGTCCTCGACGCCGTCCCGTCCGCGCGCCGCTCGGCCCTCACCGGCACGAGCACGGCGCTCCAGACGCACCAGGCGTACTCCGAGGCCATCACCGCGCTCCATGTCCTCGTCGACCGGCTGGCCGAGCAGATGCCGCCGCGCGCGGGCTCCGGCGCGTACGCCCTCGCCGAGCTCGACACCGCCGTCCAGCAGGCCTCCGCGACCCGGGGACTGCTGCTCGCGGCGCTGAACGTGCCGACGAAGACCGAGACCGAGTACGACCCCGTCACCGGACGGTCGACCACCGAGAAGGTCTCCACCGACGCCGACACCAAACAGCGCGACGCCCTCACCGCCGCCGCGCAGCAGGCCCGGCTGCGCTCCGACGCGGCCCTCGCCGACTTCCGGGAGGGCGCGCCCCGGGAGGCGGTGGCCTCCTACGACTCCACGGTCACCGGCGGCGACGTCGACACCGCCGAGGCGTACCTCGCCTCCCTCACCGACCAGCCGGTGCTGAGCGGCGGCGAACTCGACACCAGCGTCAAGAAGCTGGACGCCGCGCTCTCCGCCCGCGTCGACCTGATGCGCGGGGTCGAGTCCTCCCTGTACAACCACCGTACCGAGGACCTCGCCCACCTGCGCGACGACGACGTCACCGACCTGGAGCTCCGCGTCACCCTCCTCGGGGCGCTGATGCTGCTGGCGGTCGTCGTCGCCACGGGCATGGCCCGCAGCCTCACCCGTCCGCTGTCCGTGCTGCGCCGGGGATCGGCGAGGCTGGCCGAGGCCGAGAACCCGGCGGCCGAGGAACCGGTCGTATTCACCGGCCGCAACGACGAGTTCGCCCAGGTCGTCCGTTCCGTCAACGCCCTGCACGAGCACGCCGTGGCCTTCCACGAGCGCGTCGCCACCCTGGAGTCCGACCGCAAGCACCTCGTCGGCCAGCGCCAGCGGATGGCGGACGCCCGCGAGGAACTGCGCGCCGAACTCGCCGACTCCGCGGCCAAGCTGGACGGCCTGCGCGACAGCATCAGCGGCACCTTCGTCAACCTCGCCCTGCGCACCCTCGGCCTCGTGGAACGCCAACTCGCGGTCATCGAGGGCCTGGAGGAGCGCGAGCAGGACCCCGACCGGCTGGCCACGCTCTTCAAGCTCGACCACTTCGCCACGGTCATGCGCCGCCACAGCGAGAACCTGCTGGTCCTGGCCGGCACGGAACACGTCCAGCAGCACCCGGGCCCGGTCCCGCTGGTGGACGTGGTCCGCGCGGCGGTCAGCGAGATCGAGCGCTACGAGCGAGTACGCATCTCGGCGCTGCCCCCGCACGCGCACGTGGCGGGCTTCGCCGCCGACGACCTCTCCCACCTCCTGGCCGAACTCATGGAGAACGCCACCTCGTTCTCCCCGCCCGACCTGCCCGTCGAGGTCTCAGGCTGGCTCCTGGAGAACGGCGAGGTCATGCTCTCCGTCCAGGACGAGGGCATCGGGATCACCGACGACGACCGGTTGAGCCGCCTCAACGCCCGCCTCACCGAGTTCGACCCGGAGACGCCGTACGACCAGGAGGGCGAGGAGGGCCTCGGCCTCGGTCTGTACGTGGTGGCCCGGCTCGCCCACCGGCACGGGGTGCGGGTGCGGCTGCGCGACCAGAAGCAGGGCGGGGTGGCGGCGGTCGTCGTCCTGCCGATCCCGCTCCTCGCGACGGCCCCGGCCGCCGCGATCACGGCGACGGCCCAGACCTCCTCCACCGCCCAGACCTTCTCCCTGCCCGGCGCGGACGCGGAGGTCAACTCCAACGCCCTACCCGGCCGTTCGAAGCCGAGGGACCCCCTGGTCGCCCTGGCGGAACAGGCGGTACGTCAGTCGGAGACCCCGGCCGAGACCCCGGCCGAGACGACGATGGAACTGCTGCTGCCGCCCCTGCAGGGAGAGACGGCAGAAGAACACCCCACGCCCACCCCCACGTCCGCCCCCGACCCCGATCCCACCCCCGAACCCGAGGCCGCCCACGGCGAGAACCCTCCACAGGGGCCACCCGCACTTGACTACGCGAGCGCCACAGGTGGTGCGGGCGGGAGCGAATCCGTCGACGGCGAAGCCGAGACGGAACACACCCGGCCCTCGGACGAGCCCCTCACGGACAAGGGTCTCCCCAAGCGCACCCCCAAGATCACGACACCCGCACAGGCCCCGCGTCAGCGGAGCGGCTCCGTCGACGCGGAAGCCCTCCGCCGCCGTCTGGGCGGCTTCCGCAGGGGGGCGGAGGCCGGCTACCGCGAAGTCGAGGCGGAAGTCGCCGAACGCACGGGCCAGAACAAGGTTCCCGCACCTCAGGCACCTCAAAGAGCTCAAGAAGCACACGCACACGCCGAAGAAGACACGGGGGGCACAGTCGAGGAGGCAAGCAGTTGA
- a CDS encoding roadblock/LC7 domain-containing protein: MTAPSTFGLSSEARNLHWLLTNLVEEVPGIQSVAVVSSDGLLLLSSDPGRNDEARQARESKPSGPRGSSADLATIVSGIGSLTIGAAKLIDFGGVKHTMVAMDEGSLFVMSISDGSLLGVHGSADCDMSVVAYHMALFVGRAGHVLTPELRSELRQSLESESAGSVR, encoded by the coding sequence TTGACCGCGCCCAGTACCTTCGGACTGAGCAGTGAAGCCCGTAACCTGCACTGGCTGTTGACCAACCTCGTGGAGGAAGTACCCGGCATCCAGTCCGTCGCCGTCGTGTCCTCGGACGGCCTGCTCCTGCTCTCCTCGGACCCAGGCCGCAACGACGAGGCACGTCAGGCCCGCGAGTCCAAACCCTCCGGCCCGCGCGGCTCCTCCGCCGACCTCGCCACCATCGTCTCCGGCATCGGCAGCCTCACCATCGGCGCCGCCAAGCTCATCGACTTCGGCGGGGTCAAGCACACCATGGTCGCGATGGACGAGGGCAGCCTCTTCGTCATGTCGATCAGTGACGGCTCGCTCCTCGGCGTGCACGGCTCCGCGGACTGCGACATGAGCGTCGTGGCGTACCACATGGCCCTCTTCGTGGGCCGCGCCGGCCACGTCCTGACCCCGGAACTCCGCAGCGAGCTACGGCAATCCCTGGAGTCGGAGTCGGCGGGGAGTGTCCGATGA
- a CDS encoding DUF742 domain-containing protein: MSTGPKNARQQLPVRGGDRRPARVRPYSLTGGRTRFGHVLLVETFVAALEAPEERKELTGGTSHVLSYGGGSLKSTVMPELRAIVELCRRMRTVAEIAALLKMPLGVVRVLLSDLADQGKIRVYGTGTAHGTGRPDRALLERVLSGLRRL; this comes from the coding sequence ATGAGCACCGGGCCGAAGAACGCCAGGCAGCAGCTTCCCGTCCGCGGCGGTGACCGCAGGCCCGCCCGCGTGCGCCCCTATTCGCTCACCGGCGGCCGTACCCGCTTCGGGCACGTCCTGCTCGTGGAGACCTTCGTGGCGGCCCTCGAAGCGCCCGAAGAACGCAAGGAACTGACTGGGGGTACCTCCCATGTGTTGAGCTATGGGGGAGGGTCGCTGAAGTCCACGGTCATGCCGGAACTGCGGGCCATCGTCGAACTGTGCCGCCGTATGCGCACGGTGGCCGAGATCGCCGCGCTGCTGAAGATGCCGCTCGGCGTGGTCCGGGTGCTCCTCAGCGACCTCGCGGACCAGGGAAAGATCCGTGTGTACGGCACCGGTACCGCTCACGGTACGGGCCGTCCCGACCGCGCTCTGCTGGAAAGGGTGCTGAGTGGACTCCGTCGTCTCTGA
- a CDS encoding GTP-binding protein, which produces MDSVVSDAARGVSPFVEPEPDETLQPWQTDRTRAPIATKIVVAGGFGVGKTTLVGTVSEIEPLQTEALMTEASEETDDLTGTPEKTTTTVAMDYGRLTLDDDLVLYLFGTPGQQRFWFMWDDLVRGAIGAVVLADTRRLKDCFPALDYFESCGLPYVVAVNHFDGSELFEPADVREALTIPAHIPVMIMDARRRISVIETLLALVGHALDETPE; this is translated from the coding sequence GTGGACTCCGTCGTCTCTGACGCCGCTCGTGGCGTCTCCCCGTTCGTCGAGCCCGAGCCCGACGAGACGTTGCAGCCCTGGCAGACGGACCGCACCCGCGCCCCCATAGCCACGAAGATCGTGGTGGCGGGCGGCTTCGGCGTCGGCAAGACCACCCTCGTCGGCACCGTCTCGGAGATCGAGCCCCTCCAGACGGAGGCGCTGATGACCGAGGCCAGCGAGGAGACCGACGACCTCACCGGTACCCCGGAGAAGACCACCACCACGGTCGCCATGGACTACGGCCGCCTCACGCTCGACGACGACCTGGTGCTCTACCTGTTCGGCACGCCGGGCCAGCAGCGGTTCTGGTTCATGTGGGACGACCTGGTGCGCGGCGCGATCGGCGCCGTCGTCCTGGCCGACACCCGTCGTCTGAAGGACTGCTTCCCCGCGCTGGACTACTTCGAGAGCTGCGGCCTGCCGTACGTCGTCGCCGTCAACCACTTCGACGGCAGCGAGCTGTTCGAGCCGGCGGACGTGCGGGAGGCGCTGACGATCCCCGCGCACATACCTGTCATGATCATGGACGCGCGGCGCCGGATCTCGGTGATCGAGACCCTCCTGGCCCTGGTGGGCCACGCGCTCGACGAAACCCCCGAGTAA